Proteins encoded together in one Marinobacter salsuginis window:
- the prsR gene encoding PEP-CTERM-box response regulator transcription factor, producing MTRRLLIVEDDPGLQSQMRWCFSDDLEISVASDRESALAVLRREEPNVVTLDLGLPPDPGGASEGFGLLEEILRLAPLTKVIVVTGREDKENAVKAIGMGASDFYQKPLDADILTFVVDRAFRLYELERENRELASQQSATNIKGIVAASPQMLQVCRTLEKIAPTDVTTLINGETGTGKELLARALHDLSPRASKPFAAINCAAIPETLLESELFGYEKGAFTGATQNKKGKIESANGGTLFLDEIGDMPFALQAKLLRFLQERMIDRVGAIEPISVDVRVICATHRNLNHLIESGEFREDLYYRISEITLDVPALRDRDGDALVLAVSLLKSIGKELDRPHLSFAEDAINAVNNYPWPGNVREMINKVKRAIIMAEGKRVTAEDLSLQPSSTQDEKCLNLRQIRETAERRALNQALQVSGFNMAKAARLLGITRPTIYSLTDKYNIETSEASPES from the coding sequence GTGACTAGACGACTCTTGATCGTAGAAGACGATCCCGGACTCCAAAGCCAGATGCGCTGGTGCTTCAGCGATGACCTTGAAATAAGCGTCGCATCGGACCGAGAATCGGCTCTGGCGGTGCTGAGGCGTGAAGAGCCCAACGTGGTTACCCTGGATCTTGGCCTGCCACCCGACCCGGGGGGAGCCTCTGAAGGCTTCGGCCTGCTGGAAGAGATTCTTCGGCTTGCGCCACTGACCAAGGTCATTGTGGTCACGGGTCGTGAAGATAAGGAAAATGCTGTCAAGGCCATTGGAATGGGCGCCTCTGACTTCTACCAGAAGCCCCTTGATGCGGACATCCTCACGTTTGTTGTTGACCGTGCCTTCCGTCTGTACGAATTGGAGCGTGAGAACCGTGAACTCGCGAGCCAGCAAAGTGCCACCAATATAAAAGGCATTGTTGCCGCCAGCCCTCAGATGCTCCAGGTTTGCCGAACGTTGGAGAAAATCGCGCCGACTGATGTAACGACACTTATAAACGGAGAAACCGGAACTGGCAAAGAGCTGCTTGCCCGGGCATTGCATGATCTCAGCCCTCGCGCCTCAAAGCCCTTCGCGGCAATTAACTGCGCAGCGATTCCAGAGACCCTGCTGGAAAGCGAGCTATTCGGTTACGAGAAAGGCGCGTTCACGGGCGCAACACAGAACAAGAAAGGTAAGATCGAATCTGCCAACGGAGGGACTCTCTTCCTGGACGAGATTGGTGATATGCCCTTTGCGCTGCAGGCGAAACTGCTGAGATTTCTCCAGGAACGGATGATTGATCGCGTTGGCGCAATCGAACCGATTTCAGTTGATGTACGCGTTATCTGCGCGACCCACCGGAATCTGAACCATCTCATTGAAAGCGGCGAGTTCCGCGAGGATCTGTATTATCGCATCAGCGAAATCACGCTTGACGTGCCTGCTTTGAGAGATCGCGATGGTGATGCCCTCGTTCTCGCCGTGTCCCTCTTGAAAAGTATCGGAAAGGAGCTCGACCGCCCCCACCTGTCATTTGCCGAAGACGCCATAAACGCTGTTAATAACTATCCCTGGCCAGGCAATGTGCGAGAGATGATAAACAAGGTTAAGCGGGCGATCATAATGGCAGAAGGCAAAAGAGTGACTGCCGAAGACCTGTCACTGCAACCAAGCTCAACGCAAGATGAGAAATGCCTGAATCTTCGCCAGATTCGTGAAACCGCAGAGCGGCGCGCCCTTAACCAGGCACTCCAGGTAAGCGGATTCAATATGGCGAAGGCGGCCCGATTACTTGGCATAACACGCCCCACCATTTATAGCCTTACCGATAAATACAACATCGAAACCTCTGAAGCTTCACCAGAGAGCTAG
- a CDS encoding exosortase/archaeosortase family protein codes for MTLAPRFSHAWPFLLATLASVVLFYPSWARLVEIWLKWEQTMSHGLPTAIAYLALLVIHPPLGSRSRWSDRGLWSRPVGGILLILVTFAWAALELVRIDTLAYLSLPVSLFAITWTLLGLGGALKLVPYLLLLSLSLPIWADLIPILVDMATIVVGNAVSALGITALIEGSNITLAYGRLVIADGCSGIGFLAIAMLLGAFTAILNDYRWRGWAIIMSSSIVLALVINWVRIIALVLIADWTNMESSLVREHELFGWIVFAAFILPALVLAPVRRRKTLQTGNDHVISHSGFGFILTALVAGTGVVFLVQAREIEEPPLSITSSDFSEISAQALPLPLQVPDQLEQKFYVEEDTGVYVSLAQIQRHSPEQKIVPYLPPLVDRDMWFREATPAPGKGIWRRINTPQRVVVSHIYAIGGYRTDSYVKAKLLQLPAIYSGRTRFALISLQTLCETSTCDEGLDRLAAFEAATDI; via the coding sequence ATGACTCTGGCTCCCCGGTTCTCTCATGCTTGGCCCTTTCTCTTGGCCACCCTCGCATCCGTTGTACTTTTCTATCCCTCATGGGCCAGGCTCGTTGAAATCTGGCTGAAGTGGGAGCAGACCATGTCACACGGCCTCCCCACAGCTATTGCTTATCTCGCTCTTCTTGTTATTCACCCACCTCTGGGTAGCCGCTCCCGCTGGTCTGATAGGGGGCTGTGGAGTCGGCCTGTTGGAGGCATACTGCTCATTCTTGTCACATTCGCGTGGGCGGCACTTGAACTGGTTCGAATAGATACGCTCGCCTATCTCAGCTTGCCAGTCAGCCTCTTTGCAATCACGTGGACTTTGCTCGGGCTGGGGGGTGCGCTGAAGCTCGTTCCGTACCTTCTCCTGCTCAGTCTATCGCTGCCTATATGGGCTGACCTCATTCCGATACTGGTGGATATGGCCACCATCGTCGTCGGGAACGCAGTCAGCGCCTTGGGGATAACTGCATTGATTGAAGGCAGCAATATCACCCTCGCCTACGGCAGACTCGTTATTGCAGATGGTTGTTCCGGAATCGGCTTCCTCGCAATCGCAATGCTGCTTGGAGCGTTCACGGCAATCCTGAACGACTATCGGTGGCGAGGCTGGGCAATAATAATGTCCAGCTCCATCGTCCTGGCTCTGGTTATTAATTGGGTCCGCATCATTGCATTGGTGCTGATAGCTGACTGGACGAATATGGAAAGCTCCCTGGTTCGTGAACACGAGTTGTTTGGATGGATCGTCTTTGCCGCCTTTATTCTACCGGCGCTTGTTCTGGCTCCGGTCAGGCGCCGAAAAACTTTACAGACTGGTAATGATCACGTGATCAGCCACTCCGGTTTTGGTTTTATTCTTACAGCGCTGGTGGCCGGAACTGGGGTGGTTTTCCTGGTTCAGGCGAGGGAGATAGAGGAGCCTCCACTCTCGATCACAAGCTCTGACTTCAGCGAAATAAGTGCTCAGGCTCTTCCATTACCGCTCCAGGTGCCTGATCAGCTGGAACAAAAATTCTATGTGGAGGAAGACACGGGAGTTTACGTATCTCTGGCACAGATCCAACGTCACTCTCCGGAACAAAAGATCGTCCCCTACTTACCGCCACTCGTGGATCGCGACATGTGGTTCAGGGAGGCTACACCAGCCCCAGGCAAGGGAATATGGAGGCGCATCAACACACCCCAGAGGGTTGTTGTCTCGCATATTTACGCCATTGGCGGGTACCGCACAGACTCCTACGTCAAAGCCAAGCTATTGCAGCTACCAGCAATTTACAGCGGAAGAACGCGGTTCGCACTGATATCACTGCAAACGCTATGCGAAACCTCGACCTGTGATGAGGGCTTGGACCGACTTGCAGCCTTTGAGGCAGCAACCGATATCTGA
- a CDS encoding tetratricopeptide repeat protein — translation MNHAPKSAQIQRRQPKARLITLFRGRCIGIGLAAALVLPGCGGGSTEPEGLSHINRSETYAEQGQYRSAMLEIRNAIQQEPDNLDYILRLSDLYLRVGAYPEVETLLAPRLDQQPGEIALPLAESYIGQGKHLSARETLAQADLETPEEKGRGAVVQGEALRLAGSYQAAIEQFEKAVTEGWQLEKATAGIVKTYLHLNNPQKAVSEADAYLAEHPASSEVLMLKGRALYTLNRLEPAVETLTAAVNALPTSDFFLPVRRQTLTLLSRVLTEQGRITEAQVYNRVLAENTDTDLENQAKSAISAIKEGRFDEASETLQDLLQLNPDNERIALTLGALNLQQGRLQEGLDLLSQNIDPETSPTRFIRLTTMARIDKGERREAYATLARAIEARPDDTELLAMHGMVALSLEDTQSEGVASLSRALSLNPENVRLRLALANYYERQAMPEQALGQLRIAFANKPDDWPTTAAYVRLLIREGQTGELRELQQSLENGYPQNRSAQLLAAISSAGAGNTEDAINKLEGLRDSNPESIEVHVTLAQLYQETGQPDKAVNSFVAAAKQTEPKLPLLFRAARLHAANSQSDSAVSEWTRSVSQADPELANALAATEILWLVSEENLETARSRLEKAGKGMESTPLKTAEASLLAAEAQQLALSEQWDSAVNKAQQAFALNPENQAFALLPARILTQQGNIDAAQTAVLDVEQVFGTTAAVTVARAAILQAENRAEEAFQSLYEFWSDNGDPAVLPALVQLSNQVANEKTNELTAEWVNLAPDSVPANLSRGNQLMTEGNIMAAANHYQKVLQQDPLHTTALNNLAWALRDTDTARALEFAARAAEIEPENPAILDTYGWILHLDGQHRAAMDQLQRALAMAPDNEEFKKHLDEVRRAL, via the coding sequence ATGAACCATGCACCAAAATCCGCCCAAATCCAGCGGCGCCAACCGAAGGCGCGCCTGATTACCTTATTCAGAGGGCGGTGTATCGGCATCGGACTAGCAGCCGCTCTCGTGCTGCCGGGGTGCGGCGGGGGCTCTACAGAGCCGGAAGGTCTTTCTCACATTAACCGCAGTGAAACCTACGCAGAGCAAGGACAGTACAGGTCCGCCATGCTGGAAATAAGGAATGCCATCCAGCAGGAGCCTGATAATCTGGACTACATTCTTCGCCTTTCCGATCTCTATCTTCGTGTGGGCGCCTATCCAGAAGTCGAGACACTCCTGGCTCCAAGACTGGATCAACAGCCTGGCGAGATCGCCCTCCCCTTGGCGGAATCCTACATTGGGCAGGGCAAGCATTTATCCGCGCGCGAAACATTGGCACAGGCCGACCTTGAAACCCCAGAAGAAAAAGGTCGTGGCGCCGTTGTGCAGGGCGAAGCGCTGAGACTCGCTGGCAGCTATCAGGCAGCCATTGAGCAATTCGAAAAAGCAGTGACCGAGGGATGGCAACTGGAAAAGGCCACCGCAGGAATTGTCAAAACATACTTACACTTGAACAATCCTCAGAAAGCGGTGTCTGAGGCTGATGCCTATCTCGCGGAACATCCGGCCAGCTCTGAAGTCTTGATGCTGAAGGGGCGCGCCCTTTACACCCTGAATCGCCTGGAACCAGCCGTAGAGACGCTAACGGCGGCTGTGAACGCCCTTCCCACCTCTGATTTTTTTCTACCGGTGCGAAGACAGACTCTGACCCTGCTCTCCCGCGTCCTTACAGAACAAGGCCGTATTACCGAAGCACAGGTATACAATCGGGTTCTTGCGGAGAACACCGATACCGATCTTGAGAATCAGGCAAAGTCAGCGATTTCTGCGATTAAGGAGGGTCGCTTCGACGAGGCCTCTGAGACCCTCCAGGATCTGCTCCAGTTAAATCCCGATAACGAAAGAATCGCTCTTACCCTTGGCGCGCTTAACCTGCAACAAGGAAGGCTTCAAGAGGGCCTGGACCTACTTTCCCAGAATATTGATCCGGAAACGTCCCCCACACGCTTCATTCGACTCACAACAATGGCTCGGATCGACAAGGGAGAGCGTCGGGAAGCCTATGCAACGCTAGCTCGAGCAATCGAGGCCCGCCCCGATGACACGGAACTGCTGGCCATGCACGGCATGGTGGCGCTGAGTCTCGAAGACACTCAATCCGAGGGTGTCGCAAGCCTGAGCCGGGCCCTGAGCCTCAATCCCGAGAACGTTCGTCTTCGACTGGCCTTGGCCAATTATTACGAACGTCAGGCGATGCCCGAGCAAGCGCTCGGACAACTCCGGATTGCCTTTGCAAACAAACCGGACGACTGGCCCACCACAGCGGCCTATGTGCGGTTACTTATCCGCGAGGGCCAAACCGGAGAACTCAGAGAGCTGCAACAATCCCTTGAGAACGGGTATCCCCAGAACCGCTCTGCGCAGCTTCTTGCAGCGATCTCATCAGCAGGCGCTGGCAATACCGAAGACGCAATCAATAAGTTGGAAGGCCTTCGTGACAGCAACCCTGAAAGCATTGAGGTACACGTTACGCTTGCCCAGCTATACCAAGAGACGGGTCAACCAGATAAAGCCGTCAACAGCTTTGTCGCCGCTGCCAAACAAACCGAACCAAAACTACCGCTGCTGTTCAGGGCAGCACGGCTCCATGCCGCCAATAGTCAAAGCGATTCAGCCGTGTCGGAATGGACCAGATCGGTCAGTCAGGCTGACCCGGAACTGGCCAATGCCCTCGCCGCAACAGAGATCCTTTGGCTAGTATCGGAAGAGAACCTGGAAACAGCCCGTTCCCGTCTCGAAAAAGCCGGAAAGGGAATGGAATCAACGCCACTCAAGACCGCTGAAGCCAGCCTGCTTGCTGCAGAAGCACAACAACTCGCACTCTCAGAACAATGGGATTCAGCGGTCAACAAGGCCCAACAGGCTTTTGCATTGAACCCCGAAAACCAGGCTTTTGCTCTGCTACCGGCACGAATTCTCACCCAGCAGGGTAATATCGACGCAGCTCAGACTGCGGTACTGGATGTCGAACAGGTTTTCGGAACAACGGCCGCGGTGACCGTTGCACGTGCCGCCATCCTGCAGGCTGAAAATCGCGCCGAAGAAGCATTTCAGTCCCTCTATGAATTTTGGAGTGACAACGGAGACCCTGCAGTGCTTCCTGCGCTCGTTCAGCTGTCCAATCAGGTTGCCAATGAGAAGACCAACGAACTCACGGCAGAATGGGTTAATCTCGCCCCTGATAGCGTTCCTGCCAACCTTTCCCGCGGAAATCAATTGATGACCGAAGGGAACATCATGGCTGCCGCAAATCACTATCAAAAGGTTTTACAGCAGGATCCACTCCATACAACGGCTTTGAACAATCTGGCCTGGGCATTAAGGGATACAGATACCGCCCGTGCCCTTGAATTCGCAGCTCGTGCTGCCGAGATCGAGCCGGAGAACCCCGCGATTCTCGATACCTATGGCTGGATTCTTCACCTTGATGGCCAACACCGTGCAGCAATGGATCAACTTCAACGAGCGCTCGCCATGGCACCAGATAACGAGGAATTCAAAAAGCACCTCGACGAGGTTCGCAGGGCACTCTAA
- a CDS encoding PEP-CTERM sorting domain-containing protein produces MKLARTTLAVACLSAMSAQAAFINDGSEANLSEIINDNLIVSGPSVNVLGDTKNNDVSTEPFFTSSPDGSNSTATFLIEITSMLSKQSFGIYNGDDYVELFNGADEGSFTTSGGYNGPVTDNANRAQVSFDISGGSYSVYVNNQKKGTFASEEFGFYLGYGGAPVIYSDAERNGGVERFVAIQGKGQRINLGSEITYGCSEQTPEKCVLWENDDYILGFEDGSDMDYNDMLVYVEDIVPVPEPGTLALLGIGLFGLGVVRRRKA; encoded by the coding sequence ATGAAATTGGCCAGAACGACTTTAGCTGTAGCGTGTCTGAGCGCCATGTCTGCTCAAGCAGCATTCATTAACGACGGTTCTGAGGCGAACCTCAGTGAGATTATCAACGACAATCTCATTGTCTCTGGACCCAGCGTTAATGTGCTCGGCGATACGAAAAACAACGATGTAAGCACTGAACCTTTTTTCACATCATCCCCGGACGGAAGCAACAGCACAGCAACTTTTCTGATTGAAATCACGTCCATGCTGTCCAAACAGTCTTTCGGCATCTACAACGGCGACGATTATGTCGAGTTGTTTAACGGCGCGGACGAAGGCAGCTTCACAACAAGTGGCGGCTACAATGGACCCGTAACTGACAACGCCAACCGCGCCCAAGTCAGTTTCGACATCTCTGGTGGTAGCTACAGCGTTTACGTCAACAACCAGAAAAAGGGAACCTTCGCCAGCGAGGAGTTCGGATTTTACCTGGGCTACGGTGGCGCCCCGGTAATCTACTCGGATGCCGAGCGTAATGGCGGCGTTGAGCGCTTTGTTGCGATTCAGGGCAAGGGGCAACGGATCAATCTCGGCAGCGAAATAACTTACGGCTGCTCTGAGCAGACTCCTGAAAAATGCGTACTCTGGGAAAACGATGACTACATCCTCGGTTTCGAGGACGGATCAGACATGGATTACAACGACATGCTGGTCTACGTTGAAGACATCGTACCGGTTCCTGAACCCGGAACGCTTGCCCTTCTCGGTATTGGTTTGTTCGGCCTCGGTGTTGTTCGACGCCGCAAAGCCTAA